CGCCACGCTCAACGAGATCGCGCAGGCCGCCGGGGTCGGCGTCGCCCTCGACGAACGGGCCCTGCCGATACCACCCGAGGTTCGCGACGCCTGCGGTCTGCTCGGCCTGGACCCGATGTACGTGGCGAACGAGGGCAAGCTGGTGGCGTTCGTTCCGGCCGCGGACGCCGATCGGGTGGTCGAGGCGATGCGGGGCCATCCGCTGGGCGCCCGGGCCGTCGTCGTCGGCGCCTGCGTCGCCGACCATGCCGGGATCGTGGTGGCCCGGACCGCGCTCGGCGGAACCCGAGTGGTGGATCTGCCTATCGGCGAACAGCTTCCGCGGATCTGCTGACATGCCCCTCCCGACCCGGCACGGCGGCCACACCCTCTTCTCCCAGTACGCCTTCCCGCCCAACGAACTCGGGTACTGCGGACCCCCGGGCACCGTGATACCCGGGGCGGGTACCGCGCTGGCGGGCCAGGCCCGCGAATTCGATGGCGCCTGGCCGTATCTGGCCGCGCTCGCCGCGGCGGCCGGTGGTGCCGACGTTCTCGACGAAGAGGTGGTGCACAGCTACTGGGTCGGTGGCGCGCTGCTGGCCGCCGTCGACCCGGGCGATCTCCTGACCCGGGTGCGACGGGCATTCGCGGGGCAGACCACCGGCCTGCTGGACGCGGTGACCTCACGGAATATACTGGCGCACCATAGTTTTCATGTATTCGTGGTGTATCCGTGGGTCCGCTTCCTGGACCGCGACCCGGTCACGCCGCTACGGATCATGCAGAGCTGCCGCATCCGGTGGGGCACCGTCGACTCGGTCGACGGCGACCACGCCGTGATGCGGACGCGTCCGCTGACGTCGGAGAGCGAAACCCTGACACTCGGCGCGCCCATCGGCGAGCGGGTGCGGTGGCGCAGAAACGGCGCATCGCTGATCGCGGCGCCGCACCCGGGAGACCGGGTCGCCGCGCACTGGGACTGGGTCTGCGGCGCCCTGACCGACGACGATGTCACCGCGCTCGCGGCCGCGACCCGCGCGACGCTCGACCTCGTCAACGAAATCCGCACCACCGTGGGCGCACCAGCGCGCACGGGCAGCCGATGACCGGCGGCAGCGGTGCTGCGGCCGCCGGAGAGGAGTTGACATGAGCACCTCAGATGAACACGTGTCGGAGGAGCCGCAGGAGCAGCGGGGCGCACCGGGCTCACGTGACACCGGGGCCGATGTGGCGTCGGGAGGGCCGACCGACCGGCCGTCGGGCACCTATCGCGGGGACGAGTCGGTGCCCGCGCATTCCGATCAGGGCGGATCCGCGCACACCGGAAGCGAGAAGACCGAGGCGCCACCGTCGGATGCGCAACCCGCCGTACCGCCCTACGAGGGCCGCCAGACCACCGCGAAGCCGGACACCGGCGACTCAGGCGGCGACGACGTCCGCACGGGCGGTGCGGTGAAACCTGTCGGCGACGCCGGCTGACCCGCGCTCACCACTGATCGCGCGGGACGTCGAAGTCCGCGCACAGCGCCCGCCACACGTCGCGCGGTTCGACGCCATCCTCGATGGCCTGGGCCCCGGTGCGCCCGCCGAGTTCACTCAGGACGTGGTCGACGAGCAGCGACCGGCCACGGATGGAGCCGAACTGGCCATCGACGAGTTCGCGGAATTCGGTCAGTCGCACGACACCAAATTACGCGAGCGCACGGTGGCACACCTGTACCGGATCGGTGACCTGCCCCGCGGTCGCCGCCGCCCGGCGGGCTGCCGTCCGGTAACTCGGCGTGCCGAGCACCTCGCGGACCGCCGTCCCCAACGCCTCCGCGCTCAGCGGTCGCACGAGTTGTGCACTACCTTGTCGCACAACTCGATTGGCGATCTCCCACTGGTCTCCACCACCGGGCACCACCACCATCGGCACACCGGCCAGCAGCGTCTTGGAAACCATGCCGTGCCCGCCGCCGCAGATCACCACGTCGGCATGGGTGAGCAGTTCGTCCTGACGGCCCAGCCCGACGACGGCCCACGGCGGCACCGGCCCGTCGGCACCCGAGAGCCGCGAGACCACGACCCGCGCCCCGGCGGGCAGCACGTCACCCGGCGTCAACGCGTCCAGCGCCACCTCGACGACCCCCTGCTCCCCCGTACTCGCCGTCGACGGGGCGACCAGCACCACCGGTCCGTCACCGGGCGGCACCGGCAGCACCTGCGAGGTCGGCTCGAAGTGCAGCGGGCCGACCAGCACCGCCTCGGCGGGCCAGTCCGGACGCGGCACCTCCAGCGCAGGCAGTGTGGCGATCAGCCGGCGCAACGGGCCGGGGTCGTCGGCGGGCAGCCCGATACCCGCCCGCGCCTGCGCGCGCTGACGCAGGCCCTCCCGCCACGACCGTGCCGTCAGCGCCCGCATCACGGTGTCGCGCGCCCTGCCGCGCAGCCCCACCCCCGGGCCGAGTCCGCTGCCCAGCGGCGGCAGGCCCTTCGACGGGCGGTACAGCGGATGGGGGTTGAGCTCGACCCAGGGCCGGCCGAGCAGTTCGGCCGCCAGGCCGCCACACGCGGTGATGACGTCGGACACCACCAGGTCGGGGGCCAACGCCTCGATCACCGGGATGTTGAGCACCGCCATCCGCGCGGCCCGCTGGTGGATCTTGGCGCCTGCGTCGGTGTCGTCGTCCGCCTCGGTCGGGTCGAGGCCGACGAGCTCCTCGGCGGCCACCCCCGCCGCCCGCGCGGTGTCGAGCCATTCGACCCCGGTCAGCAACGTCGGCTCGTCACCGGCGACCGCGAATTTCCGGCACAGCGCGATGGCGGGGAAAGCGTGGCCGGGGTCGGGACCGGCGACGACGGCGACACGCACCCGCCCACCCTGCCACAGCCGTTCCGGGTCGGGGACGGACAGGCGGAGGACTACCCTTGACCGGCATGACCGACTCGAGCAACGGCGCCACCTCAGCCCTGCAGAGCACCACCAACGCGCGCACGGTCGAAACGTTCCTCTACGCCCTTCAGGACGAGGACTTCGACACCACCGATTCCCTGATGGCCGACCACATCGCCTGGCACAACGTCGGCTTCCCGATCATCCGGGGTCGTGAGCGGATCTCCGGGCTGTTCCGGCGCGGCCAGGGCAAGTTCGGCTTCGAGGTGAAGATCCACCGGATCGCCGCCGACGGAGACACGGTGCTCACCGAACGGACCGACGTGCTGGTGTTCGGGCCGGTGCGGTTGCAGTTCTGGGTGTGCGGGGTGTTCGAGGTCCATGCCGGGCAGATCACGCTGTGGCGGGACTACTTCGACATGTTCGACTTCGTCAAGGCGACGGTGCGCGGCCTGCTCGGCGCCGCGGTTCCCGCGCTGCGGCCCACGCTGTAGCTAGGCGCCGCGGCGCAGCTGCCCCAGCTCGTCGAACGCCTGCGCCCAGCCCTGCAGCCGATCGGTGGCATTGACCAGCTCGTCGCGGTAGCGCCGACCGTACATCGTTGAATGGGACAGCGGCGAACTCGACATCGGTCCGCTGTTGGCCGCCGACACGAGTCGTGCTGCCGCGTCGACCATCTCGTGGTACTGCCGCACGCCCTGATCCATCTGTGCGGTGAATGCCCGGACCGTCGGCGCGAGGTGCGCCCGCGCCGGCGGCGTCGAAGACATCGCACGTTCCATCGACACCACCTCGGCGGCCGTGGCGGCCATGGTCGCCGCGCTCTGCTGCGCCGCCGCGCTCAGCTCACGCAGTTCGTCCTGGGGCAGCATCCGGCCACGCTCCATGACCCCGAGCAACGAGAACATCCCCCGCTCGGCGGAGATCAACGCGGCCATCGGTGCCCGGGCGGCCGAATTCCACGGTGGCAGCCGGCGTGACGCCCGCGCCCTGGCCGGCGGCAGCGGTTCCGCCCGCAGCCAGCGGTAGCGCAGCAGCAGCAGGGTGGCGGGGAACATCGCGCCCGCGGCGATCGCCCCGGTGATGATGAACACCCAGAACGGAGTACTCCACGCCGCGAGCACCGCGGTGACCACGATCCAGAACACGCTCGTGACGGTGAAGAACAGCCCGAGCCGCAATGCCCAGCGCCGCTTGCGCAGCAGCTTGGCCCTCGGATCCGCGGCGGCGTGCAGCTTGTCGGCCACCACATCGGACAGTTCGGCCGCGGTGTCCACCCCGCGCTGCAGCATCGAACGCCACGCCGTCGGGGCCGGTCTGGTCTGCGTCTTCACTGCCTCACCTCGCGAACCTATTGGGACAAGGGGTTTTCCGGCGCCGGCTGAGCCGGATTGGCGGCCGGGGTGGCGGGGTTGACCGCCGGGGTCGCACCGCCGGACGGCAGCGCGTCACCACGCATCGACGCGCGGATCTGCTCGAGCCGCGAATGGCCGGCCATCTGCACGCTGGCCTGCTGCACCTCGAGCATCCGGCCCTGCACGGAGTTCTGCGCGAGTTCGGCCTCGCCCATCGCGTTGGCGTAGCGCCGCTCGATCTTCTGACGCACCTCGTCGAGGCTGGGCGTGGTGCCCGGGGCCGCCATGTCGCTCATCGACCGCAGCGAGGAGCTGACCTGCTCCTGCATCTTGGCCTGCTCGAGCTGGCTGAGCAGCTTGGTGCGCTCGGCGATCTTCTGCTGCAGCATCATCGCGTTCTGCTCGACGGCCTTCTTGGCCTGGCCGGCGGCCTGCAGCGCCTGGTCGTGCAGACCCTTGAGGTCTTCGACGCTCTGCTCGGCGGTCACCAGCTGGGCGGCGAACGCCTCGGCGGCGTTGTTGTACTCGGTGGCCTTGGCGGCGTCACCGTTGGCCACAGCCTGGTCGGCGAGGGTGAGCGCCTGGCGGACGTTGACCTGCAGCTTCTCGATGTCGGCCAGCTGCCGGTTCAGCCGCATCTCCAGCTGACGCTGGTTGCCGATGACCTGCGCGGCCTGTTGTGTCAGGGCTTGGTGCTGGCGCTGCGCGTCTTCGATCGCCTGCTGGATCTGCACCTTGGGGTCGGCGTACTCGTCGACCTTGGAGCTGAACAGCGCCATCATGTACTTCCACGCCTTGACGAACGGGTTGGCCATCGCGTTCACTCCGCCTTCGGGTCTTGTCGACTGGGTACTGCCAACTTATCGGTTCTGCACACGTCACCACACCCCCGCCGGGATTTCGGACGACGGGTCGGGCCGGGGTGCAGGCTCCTGGTCAGGCAACGGCCATCGAGACAGCCTGCGGAATCACGACCTTCGTGGTCGCGTCGATGTTCGAGACCGGAGCCGCGGCGTGCTCCTGGTGGGCCAGTTCCGCACCGGCGTCGGAGAGCACCTGCGACAGCGGGACGTCGAGCGCGCCACAGATGGCGCCCAACAGCTCGCTGGAGGCCTCCTTGCGGCCGCGTTCCACCTCGGAGAGATAACCCAGGCTGACCCGGGCGGTGTCGGAGACTTCCCGCAGGGTGCGGCCCTGTGAGGTGCGGGCACGGCGCAGCACGTCGCCGATCACCTCGCGCAGCAATGCCGCCATGGTGCCCCTCCTTCGTTGGCTGTTCGCTACCTGGACAACGCGGTGGGCGCCGACGCGGTTCCCGCAATCGAAAGAGTTTCAGATCACTGATGTGCCACGAGCGTCCGCAGTCGGGCGATCGCCTCGTCGACCGCCGCCTTGCGGATGTCCCAGCGCGACCCGGCCAGCCGCAGTTCGACCACCTCGGTGTCGACCGGCCCGGCCAGGCCCAGGAACACCGTGCCCACCGGATGACCGCCGTGCGGCTCGGGTCCGGCCACCCCGGTCAGCCCCACACCCCAGGTCGCCGCGCAGCGCTGGCGTGCACCGACCGCGAGCGCGCGCGCCGTGGGAGCGGCGACGGGTCCGACGGCCTCGAGGACCTGCGGCGCCACGCCTGCCAGTGCGATCTTGGTGTCCTCGGTGTAGGTGATCAGGCCACCGCGGAGTACCGCGCTGGAGCCGGGCACGCCCGCGAGCGTCGCGGTCAACAGGCCCGCGGTCAGCGATTCGGCGGTCGCCACGCTCTGATGCCGCACGGTCAGGTCGGCGACCAGCGCGCGGGCGTCGTCAGTGAGCAGCGGGTCGATCACGGGAATCCCGAATCGCCGACACCACGTAGTCCAGCCCCGTGAGCAGGGTCAGCACCACCGCGGCCACCATGGTCACCCAGGCCACCACCAGCCATTGCCCGGGCCAGGACGCCAGCGGCAGCACGAACAGCCCGATCGCGACCGCCTGCACCAGCGTCTTGACCTTGCCGCCGCGGCTGGCCGGGATCACGCCGTGGCGCAGCACCGCGAACCGCAGCACGGTGACACCGAGTTCGCGGGCGAGTATGACGATGGTCACCCACCAGGGCAGGTCACCCAGCACCGAGAGGCCGACGAGCGCGGCACCGATGAGCGCCTTGTCGGCGATCGGGTCGGCGAGCGTGCCGAACTCGGTGACCATGCCGTAGCTTCGCGCCAGCGCACCGTCGAAGCGATCGGTGATCACCGCCACCGCAAAGACCACGAAAGCAACGACGCGCCAGTACGTTTCATGCCCGTCGCCGACGAACAACGCCGCGAGGAACACCGGCACCAGCACGAACCGCACGCCGGTGAGGACATTGGCGATATTCGCCACTCGGGCGCGCGGCACCACCGGATCAGTAGGAGACGGGCCCGACACCGACACAGAATATCGGTTGGCTCAGCCGATATTCTCGCACCTGTGAGCGCAGCGGATCAGAACCCGGTCGACGAGGTCACCGAGCAGGTCACCGTGCGCCGTGCGCGCACCTCCGACGTTCCCGCGATCAAGGGTCTCGTCGACATCTACGCCGGCAAGATCCTGCTGGAGAAGAACCTCGTCAACATCTACGAGGCCGTGCAGGAGTTCTGGGTCGCCGAACTCGACGGTGAGCTGATCGGCTGCGGCGCCCTGCACGTGCTGTGGGCCGACCTCGGCGAGGTCCGCACGGTGGCGGTGCACCCCAAGGTCAGGGGTCGCGGTGTCGGGCATCTCATCGTGGAGCGGCTGCTCGACGTCGCCCGCGAGCTGCGCCTGGAGCGCATCTTCGTGCTCACGTTCGAGGTCGAGTTCTTCGCCCGCCACGGCTTCGCCGAGATCGACGGCACACCGGTCACCGCCGAGGTGTACGAGGAGATGTGCCGCTCGTACGACACCGGTGTCGCGGAGTTCCTCGACCTGTCCTACGTGAAGCCGAACATCCTCGGCAACACCAGGATGCTCGCCACCCTATAGCGATTTGTGCACGTCAACGAGCGCCCACCGCTCGCGAACGTGCACAAATCACTCGTCGTCGGCGCCGTTCGCGTCGCTCCCGCCGCGGATCAGCATCAGCGTGCCGGCCAATTCGTCGGGTTTGACCAGGACCTCGCGCGCCTTGGACCCTTCCGACGGGCCGACGATGCCGCGGTTCTCCATCAGGTCCATCAACCGGCCGGCCTTGGCGAACCCGACCCGCAGCTTGCGCTGCAGCATCGAGGTGGAGCCGAACTGCGACGACACCACGAGCTCGACAGCCTGCAGGAAAACGTCCATGTCGTCGCCGATGTCGGGGTCGACGTCCTTGCGTTCGCCGGCCTTGACCGCGGTGACGCCCTCGACGAACTCGGGCTCGGCCTGGTCCTTGCTCGCCGAGACGACGGCCTGGATCTCCTCGTCGGTGATGAACGCACCCTGCAATCGGATCGGCTTACCCGCGCCCATCGGCAGGAACAGCCCGTCGCCCATACCGATCAGCTTCTCGGCGCCCGGCTGGTCCAGGATGACGCGGCTGTCGGTCAGCGACGACGTGGCGAACGCCAGCCGCGACGGCACGTTGGTCTTGATCAGACCGGTGACGACGTCGACCGACGGCCGCTGGGTGGCCAGCACCAGGTGGATGCCGGCCGCGCGCGCCTTCTGCGTGATGCGCACGATTGCCTCTTCGACGTCGCGGGGCGCGGTCATCATCAGGTCGGCGAGTTCGTCGACGATCGCGAGGATGTAGGGATACGGCTTGTAGACACGCTCGCTGCCCAGCGGTGCGGTGATCTCCCCCGACCGCACCTTCTCGTTGAACACGTCGATGTGACGCACCCGGGAGGCCTGCATGTCCTGGTAGCGCTGTTCCATCTCCTCGACCAGCCAGGACAGCGCGGCCGCGGCTTTCTTGGGTTCGGTGATGATCGGCGTGATGAGGTGCGGGATGCCTTCGTAGGGCGTGAGCTCGACCATCTTCGGGTCGATCAGGATCATCCTGACCTCGTCCGGCGTGGCGCGGGCCAGCAGCGACACCAGCATCGAGTTGACGAAGCTGGACTTGCCCGAACCCGTCGACCCCGCGACCAGGAGGTGGGGCATCTTGGCGAGATTGGCCGAGATGAAGTCGCCCTCGATGTCCTTGCCGAGCCCGATCACCAGCGGGTGGTGGTCGCGCCGGGTCGACGGCGCGGTGAGGACGTCGGCCAGACGCACCATCTCGCGGTCGGTGTTGGGCACCTCGATACCGACGGCCGATTTGCCCGGGATGGGCGCCAGCATGCGGACGCTCTCGGTGGCCACCGCGTAGGCGATGTTGCGCTGCAGCGCGGTGATCTTCTCGACCTTCACGCCGGGTCCGAGTTCGACCTCGTAGCGGGTGACGGTGGGCCCACGGGTGCAGCCCGTGACGGCGGCGTCGACCTTGAACTGCTGCAGCACCGAGTTGATCGAGTCGATCATGCGGTCGTTGGCCGAACTGCGCAGCTTCGGCGGGTCACCGGCGATCAGCAGGTCCAGCGCCGGAAGCGTGTAGGGGCCTTCGACGATGCGGTCGAGTGACAGCGTGTCCTGGTCCTCGACAGGCTTCTTCTCGACGGCCGGCTTCTTGCGCTTCGGCTTCACCTCGGGCGCGGCAGGCAGTGCGGCGATCTCGGGGAGCGTGGGCGGCTCCTCGACGTCAGGCGGATCGAGCGGATAGTTCTCCATCGGCGATCCCGACGGCCAGAGCTGCTCGTCCCGGGATACCGCGGGGTCGTCGTAGTAGCCGTCCGAGAAGTCTTCGGCCGCAGCGCTTTCCGGCTCGTCATAACCGTCGTCTTCGTCGCGGTACTCGCCGTACTCGTCGTAGTCGTCGTAGTCGTATCCGCGGGTCGAGAACATCGCCCGAACCGTCTCCGGCACTTCCCGGATCGTCGTCCCGGTGATCAGCAGCACCCCGAACAGCACCCCGATGAACAGCAGCGGCGCGGCGATCCACGCGGTCAGCCCGTCGGCGAGCGGGCCCCCGATGGCGAAACCGGTGAACCCGGCTGCCTCCTGGCGCTCCCCCGGGGCCTGCGGCGACCCCGACCACAGGTGCCACAGACCCAGCGCGGGAAGCGTGATCATCGTCGCGCCGAGGAGGAGTCGCGGGCGGGCCTCCGGATCCGGTTCGCTGCGCATGAGCGCGACGGCGACGGCCGCGAGCACCACGGGAACGAGGACGACGGCGTCGCCGACGAGCGTGCGCAGCACGGTGTCGATCCACTCGCCGACTGGGCGGGCGGCGTCGAACCACGACCCGGCGGCCACCACGACCGCGATCCCCAGCAGCGCCAGAGCCACCCCGTCGCGGCGGTGCCCGGGCTCGATCTCGCGGGCGCGGCCGACCGAGCGGGCCGTCGATCCGGCCCCCTTCGCCAGCATCAGCCACCCGGCGCGGGCTCCCCGGCCCACGGCGGCACCGGCGGCACCGACCGGGGACGGATGGCGCCGCGGCGCCGGTTTGCGCCGGGGTGCGGACGACTTGGCGGGCCGACTGGGCCGTGCACCACTCCCCGTTCCGGGCTTTGACCTGCTCGTACGGGCGCCGGAGCGGGCGACGGTCTTACCAGCCATGGGTGTCAGCCTAGTCGCTTACGCCCCACATGCACCATCAGCCACACGGGTCACAGAATGGTTTCACCTGCGTCTCGGTGGCGTCGCCGTGAGTAGGGTGGACACCTGTCCGATCCGGCCGTCACTTGTCGAGGAGTTCACCGCCCATGCCCGTAGTCGTCGTCGCCACCATGACCGCCAAGCCCGAGTCGGTCGAGACCGTGCGAGAGGCATGCAAGAAGGCCATCGCGACAGTGCACTCCGAGCCGGGCTGTGACCTCTACTCGCTGCACGAGGCGAACGGCACGTTCGTGTTCGTCGAGCAGTGGGCCGACGCGGATGCGCT
Above is a window of Mycolicibacterium baixiangningiae DNA encoding:
- a CDS encoding CinA family protein, coding for MIDPLLTDDARALVADLTVRHQSVATAESLTAGLLTATLAGVPGSSAVLRGGLITYTEDTKIALAGVAPQVLEAVGPVAAPTARALAVGARQRCAATWGVGLTGVAGPEPHGGHPVGTVFLGLAGPVDTEVVELRLAGSRWDIRKAAVDEAIARLRTLVAHQ
- a CDS encoding limonene-1,2-epoxide hydrolase family protein → MTDSSNGATSALQSTTNARTVETFLYALQDEDFDTTDSLMADHIAWHNVGFPIIRGRERISGLFRRGQGKFGFEVKIHRIAADGDTVLTERTDVLVFGPVRLQFWVCGVFEVHAGQITLWRDYFDMFDFVKATVRGLLGAAVPALRPTL
- a CDS encoding DUF3046 domain-containing protein, with the translated sequence MRLTEFRELVDGQFGSIRGRSLLVDHVLSELGGRTGAQAIEDGVEPRDVWRALCADFDVPRDQW
- a CDS encoding amino-acid N-acetyltransferase, with product MRRARTSDVPAIKGLVDIYAGKILLEKNLVNIYEAVQEFWVAELDGELIGCGALHVLWADLGEVRTVAVHPKVRGRGVGHLIVERLLDVARELRLERIFVLTFEVEFFARHGFAEIDGTPVTAEVYEEMCRSYDTGVAEFLDLSYVKPNILGNTRMLATL
- a CDS encoding DUF6390 family protein yields the protein MPLPTRHGGHTLFSQYAFPPNELGYCGPPGTVIPGAGTALAGQAREFDGAWPYLAALAAAAGGADVLDEEVVHSYWVGGALLAAVDPGDLLTRVRRAFAGQTTGLLDAVTSRNILAHHSFHVFVVYPWVRFLDRDPVTPLRIMQSCRIRWGTVDSVDGDHAVMRTRPLTSESETLTLGAPIGERVRWRRNGASLIAAPHPGDRVAAHWDWVCGALTDDDVTALAAATRATLDLVNEIRTTVGAPARTGSR
- the pgsA gene encoding CDP-diacylglycerol--glycerol-3-phosphate 3-phosphatidyltransferase, encoding MSGPSPTDPVVPRARVANIANVLTGVRFVLVPVFLAALFVGDGHETYWRVVAFVVFAVAVITDRFDGALARSYGMVTEFGTLADPIADKALIGAALVGLSVLGDLPWWVTIVILARELGVTVLRFAVLRHGVIPASRGGKVKTLVQAVAIGLFVLPLASWPGQWLVVAWVTMVAAVVLTLLTGLDYVVSAIRDSRDRPAAH
- a CDS encoding DNA translocase FtsK, with translation MAGKTVARSGARTSRSKPGTGSGARPSRPAKSSAPRRKPAPRRHPSPVGAAGAAVGRGARAGWLMLAKGAGSTARSVGRAREIEPGHRRDGVALALLGIAVVVAAGSWFDAARPVGEWIDTVLRTLVGDAVVLVPVVLAAVAVALMRSEPDPEARPRLLLGATMITLPALGLWHLWSGSPQAPGERQEAAGFTGFAIGGPLADGLTAWIAAPLLFIGVLFGVLLITGTTIREVPETVRAMFSTRGYDYDDYDEYGEYRDEDDGYDEPESAAAEDFSDGYYDDPAVSRDEQLWPSGSPMENYPLDPPDVEEPPTLPEIAALPAAPEVKPKRKKPAVEKKPVEDQDTLSLDRIVEGPYTLPALDLLIAGDPPKLRSSANDRMIDSINSVLQQFKVDAAVTGCTRGPTVTRYEVELGPGVKVEKITALQRNIAYAVATESVRMLAPIPGKSAVGIEVPNTDREMVRLADVLTAPSTRRDHHPLVIGLGKDIEGDFISANLAKMPHLLVAGSTGSGKSSFVNSMLVSLLARATPDEVRMILIDPKMVELTPYEGIPHLITPIITEPKKAAAALSWLVEEMEQRYQDMQASRVRHIDVFNEKVRSGEITAPLGSERVYKPYPYILAIVDELADLMMTAPRDVEEAIVRITQKARAAGIHLVLATQRPSVDVVTGLIKTNVPSRLAFATSSLTDSRVILDQPGAEKLIGMGDGLFLPMGAGKPIRLQGAFITDEEIQAVVSASKDQAEPEFVEGVTAVKAGERKDVDPDIGDDMDVFLQAVELVVSSQFGSTSMLQRKLRVGFAKAGRLMDLMENRGIVGPSEGSKAREVLVKPDELAGTLMLIRGGSDANGADDE
- a CDS encoding glycosyltransferase, with amino-acid sequence MRVAVVAGPDPGHAFPAIALCRKFAVAGDEPTLLTGVEWLDTARAAGVAAEELVGLDPTEADDDTDAGAKIHQRAARMAVLNIPVIEALAPDLVVSDVITACGGLAAELLGRPWVELNPHPLYRPSKGLPPLGSGLGPGVGLRGRARDTVMRALTARSWREGLRQRAQARAGIGLPADDPGPLRRLIATLPALEVPRPDWPAEAVLVGPLHFEPTSQVLPVPPGDGPVVLVAPSTASTGEQGVVEVALDALTPGDVLPAGARVVVSRLSGADGPVPPWAVVGLGRQDELLTHADVVICGGGHGMVSKTLLAGVPMVVVPGGGDQWEIANRVVRQGSAQLVRPLSAEALGTAVREVLGTPSYRTAARRAAATAGQVTDPVQVCHRALA
- the pspA gene encoding phage shock protein PspA; the encoded protein is MANPFVKAWKYMMALFSSKVDEYADPKVQIQQAIEDAQRQHQALTQQAAQVIGNQRQLEMRLNRQLADIEKLQVNVRQALTLADQAVANGDAAKATEYNNAAEAFAAQLVTAEQSVEDLKGLHDQALQAAGQAKKAVEQNAMMLQQKIAERTKLLSQLEQAKMQEQVSSSLRSMSDMAAPGTTPSLDEVRQKIERRYANAMGEAELAQNSVQGRMLEVQQASVQMAGHSRLEQIRASMRGDALPSGGATPAVNPATPAANPAQPAPENPLSQ
- the clgR gene encoding transcriptional regulator ClgR, producing the protein MAALLREVIGDVLRRARTSQGRTLREVSDTARVSLGYLSEVERGRKEASSELLGAICGALDVPLSQVLSDAGAELAHQEHAAAPVSNIDATTKVVIPQAVSMAVA
- a CDS encoding putative quinol monooxygenase — encoded protein: MPVVVVATMTAKPESVETVREACKKAIATVHSEPGCDLYSLHEANGTFVFVEQWADADALKTHGTAPGIATLFAEVGEHLDGAPDIKMLEPVPAGDPAKGLLRP
- the pspM gene encoding phage shock envelope stress response protein PspM — its product is MKTQTRPAPTAWRSMLQRGVDTAAELSDVVADKLHAAADPRAKLLRKRRWALRLGLFFTVTSVFWIVVTAVLAAWSTPFWVFIITGAIAAGAMFPATLLLLRYRWLRAEPLPPARARASRRLPPWNSAARAPMAALISAERGMFSLLGVMERGRMLPQDELRELSAAAQQSAATMAATAAEVVSMERAMSSTPPARAHLAPTVRAFTAQMDQGVRQYHEMVDAAARLVSAANSGPMSSSPLSHSTMYGRRYRDELVNATDRLQGWAQAFDELGQLRRGA